One region of Mangifera indica cultivar Alphonso chromosome 3, CATAS_Mindica_2.1, whole genome shotgun sequence genomic DNA includes:
- the LOC123210317 gene encoding protein PHR1-LIKE 3-like isoform X1, with product MYSAIHSLPLDGSVCGHAEFQSPLDGTNLPGDACLVLTTDPKPRLRWTADLHERFVDAVTQLGGPDKATPKTIMRTMGVKGLTLYHLKSHLQKFRLGKQSCKESTENSKDVAASCVAESQDTGSSTTSSTRMVAQDLNDGFQVTEALRVQMEVQRRLHEQLEVQRRLQLRIEAQGKYLQTILEKACKALTDQAVVSTGLEAAREELSELAIKVSNDCQGMVSLDTIKVPSSSEVAVALENKSALSIPAQIGDCSVESCWTSSGSPVFPMGLTFQAAAMKKRSRPLFGNGYSLPLEAKMRQEWMMPGIG from the exons ATGTACTCAGCGATTCACTCTCTGCCGCTTGACGGTAGCGTTTGTGGCCACGCTGAGTTCCAAAGTCCGCTCGATGGAACCAACTTGCCCGGTGATGCCTGCCTGGTCTTGACTACAGATCCCAAGCCCCGCCTCCGGTGGACTGCCGATCTCCATGAACGCTTCGTTGATGCTGTAACTCAACTTGGTGGCCCTGACA AAGCAACACCTAAGACTATCATGAGAACAATGGGAGTCAAAGGCCTCACGCTTTATCACTTGAAGTCACATCTTCAG AAATTCCGCTTGGGGAAACAGTCATGCAAGGAATCAACAGAGAACTCTAAAGATG TTGCAGCATCTTGTGTTGCTGAAAGCCAGGACACTGGTtcatcaacaacatcatcaaCAAGAATGGTAGCACAAGACCTGAATGA TGGTTTCCAGGTCACTGAGGCTTTGAGAGTACAGATGGAAGTCCAACGAAGACTACATGAACAGTTGGAG GTTCAGCGTCGTCTCCAACTTCGAATTGAAGCACAGGGCAAATACCTACAGACAATACTTGAGAAAGCTTGTAAAGCTCTGACTGATCAGGCTGTGGTGTCTACTGGGTTAGAAGCTGCAAGGGAAGAACTGTCTGAACTAGCTATCAAGGTTTCCAATGATTGTCAAGGTATGGTTTCATTGGATACCATAAAAGTGCCTTCCTCATCTGAAGTTGCTGTGGCTTTGGAGAACAAAAGTGCTTTGAGTATACCAGCTCAAATCGGTGACTGCTCTGTTGAAAGCTGCTGGACTTCAAGTGGAAGCCCAGTTTTTCCAATGGGTTTGACCTTTCAGGCTGCCGCTATGAAGAAGAGATCAAGACCGTTGTTTGGTAATGGATATTCATTGCCATTGGAAGCCAAAATGAGGCAAGAATGGATGATGCCTGGTATTGGATGA
- the LOC123210317 gene encoding protein PHR1-LIKE 3-like isoform X2 produces MYSAIHSLPLDGSVCGHAEFQSPLDGTNLPGDACLVLTTDPKPRLRWTADLHERFVDAVTQLGGPDKATPKTIMRTMGVKGLTLYHLKSHLQKFRLGKQSCKESTENSKDASCVAESQDTGSSTTSSTRMVAQDLNDGFQVTEALRVQMEVQRRLHEQLEVQRRLQLRIEAQGKYLQTILEKACKALTDQAVVSTGLEAAREELSELAIKVSNDCQGMVSLDTIKVPSSSEVAVALENKSALSIPAQIGDCSVESCWTSSGSPVFPMGLTFQAAAMKKRSRPLFGNGYSLPLEAKMRQEWMMPGIG; encoded by the exons ATGTACTCAGCGATTCACTCTCTGCCGCTTGACGGTAGCGTTTGTGGCCACGCTGAGTTCCAAAGTCCGCTCGATGGAACCAACTTGCCCGGTGATGCCTGCCTGGTCTTGACTACAGATCCCAAGCCCCGCCTCCGGTGGACTGCCGATCTCCATGAACGCTTCGTTGATGCTGTAACTCAACTTGGTGGCCCTGACA AAGCAACACCTAAGACTATCATGAGAACAATGGGAGTCAAAGGCCTCACGCTTTATCACTTGAAGTCACATCTTCAG AAATTCCGCTTGGGGAAACAGTCATGCAAGGAATCAACAGAGAACTCTAAAGATG CATCTTGTGTTGCTGAAAGCCAGGACACTGGTtcatcaacaacatcatcaaCAAGAATGGTAGCACAAGACCTGAATGA TGGTTTCCAGGTCACTGAGGCTTTGAGAGTACAGATGGAAGTCCAACGAAGACTACATGAACAGTTGGAG GTTCAGCGTCGTCTCCAACTTCGAATTGAAGCACAGGGCAAATACCTACAGACAATACTTGAGAAAGCTTGTAAAGCTCTGACTGATCAGGCTGTGGTGTCTACTGGGTTAGAAGCTGCAAGGGAAGAACTGTCTGAACTAGCTATCAAGGTTTCCAATGATTGTCAAGGTATGGTTTCATTGGATACCATAAAAGTGCCTTCCTCATCTGAAGTTGCTGTGGCTTTGGAGAACAAAAGTGCTTTGAGTATACCAGCTCAAATCGGTGACTGCTCTGTTGAAAGCTGCTGGACTTCAAGTGGAAGCCCAGTTTTTCCAATGGGTTTGACCTTTCAGGCTGCCGCTATGAAGAAGAGATCAAGACCGTTGTTTGGTAATGGATATTCATTGCCATTGGAAGCCAAAATGAGGCAAGAATGGATGATGCCTGGTATTGGATGA